In the genome of Cronobacter malonaticus LMG 23826, one region contains:
- a CDS encoding lysoplasmalogenase, which translates to MLWSFIAVFLSGWLYVDASYRGATWQRWIFKPLTLLLLLLLGWQAPLASPTGYLVLAGLVATLAGDALTLLPRQQLLYAFGAFFLSHLLYTVWFASQMTLSFFWPLPLALLVIGAALIATIWTRLGDLRWPICTYIGMTLVMVWLAGELYFFRPTDTSFSGFVGAVLLLLNAVVWFGSHYRKRFTADSAIAAACYFAGHFMIVRSLYL; encoded by the coding sequence ATGCTTTGGTCGTTTATTGCTGTCTTTTTATCCGGTTGGCTGTATGTCGATGCATCTTACCGCGGTGCCACCTGGCAACGCTGGATCTTTAAACCCTTAACGCTGCTGCTGTTACTGCTGCTCGGCTGGCAGGCGCCGCTCGCGAGCCCCACAGGCTATCTGGTGCTGGCAGGCCTGGTGGCGACGCTCGCGGGCGATGCGTTAACGCTGCTGCCGCGTCAGCAGTTGCTGTACGCCTTCGGGGCGTTTTTCCTGTCGCACCTGCTTTATACCGTCTGGTTCGCGAGCCAGATGACGCTCTCCTTTTTCTGGCCGCTGCCGCTGGCGCTACTGGTCATTGGCGCGGCGCTGATCGCGACTATCTGGACGCGCCTTGGCGATCTCCGCTGGCCGATCTGCACCTATATCGGCATGACGCTGGTGATGGTGTGGCTTGCGGGCGAGCTCTATTTCTTCCGCCCGACCGACACCAGCTTCTCCGGTTTTGTCGGCGCGGTACTGCTGCTGCTGAACGCGGTTGTCTGGTTCGGCAGCCACTACCGTAAGCGCTTTACTGCGGACAGCGCTATCGCCGCCGCCTGCTATTTTGCGGGTCACTTTATGATTGTCCGCTCGCTGTACCTGTAA
- a CDS encoding DUF2500 domain-containing protein: MSKPPLFFIIIIALIVAAASFRYVQQRREKTENDAAPVTQQNVVVVSKREKPVNGRRSREQQVAPPAQTVRYEATFRPQEGGAEMRFRLDEAHYHQLTVGDEGQLVYQGTRFLEFVPAPAR, encoded by the coding sequence ATGAGTAAGCCACCGCTTTTTTTCATTATTATCATCGCGTTAATCGTCGCGGCCGCTTCATTTCGCTATGTGCAGCAGCGGCGCGAGAAAACAGAAAATGACGCGGCCCCGGTCACGCAGCAGAACGTAGTGGTGGTTAGCAAGCGGGAAAAACCCGTAAACGGGCGGCGTTCGCGGGAGCAACAGGTCGCGCCGCCTGCGCAAACCGTGCGGTATGAGGCGACGTTTCGCCCGCAGGAAGGCGGGGCGGAGATGCGGTTTCGGCTGGATGAGGCCCATTACCATCAGCTGACGGTGGGCGATGAGGGCCAGCTGGTGTATCAGGGGACGCGGTTTCTGGAGTTTGTTCCTGCGCCCGCGCGTTAA
- a CDS encoding DUF1145 family protein, with protein MLINLGRLLMLGVWGFLLLNLIQPFPRPLNIFVNVALFFMIIMHILQLSLLRATQPKDAPPLSRFQQARIFIFGVFELIAWQKNQKKPR; from the coding sequence ATGCTGATTAATCTGGGACGCCTGCTGATGCTGGGCGTGTGGGGCTTTCTGCTGCTGAATCTGATTCAGCCCTTCCCGCGCCCGCTGAATATTTTCGTTAACGTGGCGCTATTTTTCATGATAATCATGCATATTCTGCAATTATCGCTGCTGCGCGCCACGCAGCCGAAAGACGCCCCGCCGTTAAGCCGTTTCCAGCAGGCGCGTATTTTTATCTTCGGCGTATTTGAACTGATCGCCTGGCAGAAAAACCAGAAGAAGCCGCGTTAA
- the rsmD gene encoding 16S rRNA (guanine(966)-N(2))-methyltransferase translates to MKKPTSSGSGQIRIIGGQWRGRKLPVPDSPGLRPTTDRVRETLFNWLAPYLVGARCLDCFAGSGALGLEALSRYAADATLLEMERGVAQQLQKNLATLKSSAAKVVNTNTLNFLSQHGEPHDIVFVDPPFRKGLLEETLNLLETRGWLAPQALIYVESEVENGLPPVPASWQLHREKVAGQVAYRLYLRESQGEQNAD, encoded by the coding sequence ATGAAGAAACCAACCTCCTCGGGTAGCGGCCAGATCCGCATTATTGGCGGACAGTGGCGCGGCAGAAAGCTGCCGGTGCCTGACAGCCCCGGCCTGCGCCCCACCACCGACCGCGTGCGCGAAACCTTATTTAACTGGCTGGCGCCCTATCTGGTCGGCGCGCGCTGCCTGGATTGCTTCGCCGGCAGCGGCGCGCTGGGCCTGGAGGCGCTCTCCCGCTACGCCGCCGACGCCACGCTTCTGGAGATGGAACGCGGCGTCGCGCAGCAGCTTCAGAAAAACCTTGCTACGCTCAAATCCAGCGCGGCAAAGGTAGTGAACACTAACACACTCAATTTTCTGAGCCAGCACGGCGAGCCGCACGACATCGTGTTTGTCGATCCGCCGTTTCGTAAAGGACTGCTGGAAGAGACGCTGAATCTGCTGGAGACGCGCGGCTGGCTGGCGCCGCAGGCGCTGATTTACGTTGAAAGCGAAGTGGAAAACGGCCTGCCGCCGGTGCCTGCAAGCTGGCAACTACACCGCGAGAAAGTGGCGGGCCAGGTGGCGTACCGGCTTTATCTGCGCGAATCACAAGGAGAGCAAAATGCTGATTAA
- the ftsY gene encoding signal recognition particle-docking protein FtsY encodes MAKEKKRGFFSWLGFGQKEQAETEAEQQEQQATEQPAATEARVEPDSQTQTAAQETTHSLAESEKFADDVVAVSESVVHEEKEAAQPETIETPVQPEPEPEAVKPTAAQAEEWLPEQEENRAPVALAPEFVAEPQPEAAPDTIVEEDVIEETAAIEEPVVEEAAVEPAVEAPHDEDETAQDAPISEEELIALAADPEAALEAEPEEEETAPVAEQEKPTKEGFFARLKRSLLKTKENLGSGFISLFRGKKIDDDLFEELEEQLLIADVGVDTTRKIIANLTEGASRKQLRDAEALYGLLKEEMGEILAKVDEPLNVEGKTPFVILMVGVNGVGKTTTIGKLARQFEQQGKSVMLAAGDTFRAAAVEQLQVWGQRNNIPVIAQHTGADSASVIFDAIQAAKARGVDVLIADTAGRLQNKSHLMEELKKIVRVMKKLDENAPHEVMLTIDASTGQNAVSQAKLFHEAVGLTGITLTKLDGTAKGGVIFSVADQFGIPIRYIGVGERIEDLRPFNAGDFIEALFARED; translated from the coding sequence ATGGCAAAAGAGAAGAAACGTGGCTTTTTTTCCTGGCTGGGTTTTGGCCAGAAAGAGCAGGCAGAAACTGAAGCCGAACAACAAGAACAACAAGCAACAGAACAACCCGCGGCGACAGAAGCGCGCGTAGAGCCTGACTCGCAGACGCAAACGGCCGCGCAGGAGACTACGCACTCCCTAGCCGAGTCTGAAAAATTCGCCGATGACGTGGTGGCCGTCAGCGAAAGCGTGGTGCATGAAGAAAAAGAGGCCGCGCAGCCGGAAACCATTGAGACGCCGGTTCAGCCAGAACCCGAGCCGGAAGCCGTAAAACCAACGGCTGCACAAGCTGAAGAGTGGCTGCCGGAGCAGGAAGAAAACCGCGCGCCGGTAGCGCTTGCGCCTGAATTTGTCGCTGAGCCACAGCCAGAAGCGGCCCCGGACACAATCGTCGAAGAAGACGTTATTGAAGAAACAGCGGCTATTGAAGAGCCGGTGGTTGAAGAAGCAGCCGTTGAGCCTGCGGTGGAAGCGCCGCACGATGAAGACGAGACCGCTCAGGACGCGCCGATTAGCGAAGAAGAGCTGATTGCGCTGGCGGCTGACCCGGAAGCGGCGCTGGAAGCCGAGCCGGAAGAGGAAGAAACCGCGCCGGTCGCGGAGCAGGAAAAACCCACCAAAGAGGGTTTCTTCGCACGCCTTAAACGCAGTCTGCTGAAAACCAAAGAAAATCTCGGTTCCGGATTTATCAGTCTGTTTCGCGGCAAAAAAATCGACGACGATCTGTTCGAGGAGCTCGAAGAGCAGTTGCTGATTGCCGATGTGGGTGTGGACACCACGCGTAAAATCATCGCCAACCTCACCGAAGGCGCGAGCCGCAAGCAGTTGCGCGATGCCGAGGCGCTCTATGGCCTGCTGAAAGAAGAGATGGGCGAGATCCTGGCGAAAGTGGACGAGCCGCTGAATGTCGAAGGCAAAACGCCGTTTGTTATCCTGATGGTCGGCGTCAACGGCGTGGGTAAAACCACCACCATCGGTAAACTGGCGCGTCAGTTCGAACAGCAGGGCAAATCGGTGATGCTGGCAGCAGGCGATACCTTCCGCGCCGCCGCGGTGGAGCAGCTCCAGGTCTGGGGCCAGCGCAATAACATTCCGGTTATCGCGCAGCACACCGGCGCGGATTCCGCCTCCGTGATTTTCGACGCCATCCAGGCGGCGAAAGCGCGCGGCGTGGACGTGCTGATTGCCGATACCGCCGGGCGTTTGCAGAATAAATCGCACCTGATGGAAGAGCTGAAAAAAATCGTCCGCGTGATGAAAAAGCTCGACGAGAACGCGCCGCACGAAGTGATGCTGACTATCGACGCCAGCACCGGGCAGAACGCCGTAAGCCAGGCGAAGCTGTTCCACGAGGCGGTAGGGCTGACCGGGATTACGCTCACCAAGCTTGACGGCACCGCCAAAGGCGGCGTGATCTTCTCGGTGGCCGATCAGTTTGGTATTCCAATTCGCTACATTGGTGTGGGCGAACGTATTGAAGATTTGCGTCCGTTTAACGCGGGCGACTTTATTGAGGCACTTTTTGCCCGAGAGGATTAA
- the ftsE gene encoding cell division ATP-binding protein FtsE, which produces MIRFEHVSKAYLGGRQALQGVTFHLRPGEMSFLTGHSGAGKSTLLKLICGIERPSAGKIWFGGHEISRLKNREVPFLRRQIGMIFQDHHLLMDRTVYDNVAIPLIIAGASGEDIRRRVSAALDKVGLLDKAKNFPIQLSGGEQQRVGIARAVVNKPAVLLADEPTGNLDDALSEGILRLFEEFNRVGVTVLMATHDTGLISRRSYPVLTLSEGHLHGGRVGE; this is translated from the coding sequence ATGATTCGCTTTGAACATGTCAGCAAAGCCTATCTCGGTGGGAGACAAGCGCTGCAGGGGGTGACGTTCCACCTGCGGCCTGGCGAGATGTCATTTCTTACCGGCCACTCCGGCGCCGGTAAGAGTACGCTGCTGAAGCTGATTTGCGGTATCGAACGGCCGAGCGCCGGGAAAATCTGGTTTGGCGGCCATGAAATAAGCCGCCTGAAAAACCGTGAAGTGCCGTTTCTGCGTCGTCAGATCGGCATGATTTTCCAGGATCACCATCTGCTGATGGACAGAACGGTCTACGATAATGTGGCGATCCCGCTGATTATCGCGGGTGCCAGCGGCGAAGATATTCGCCGTCGCGTATCGGCGGCGCTGGATAAGGTCGGTCTGCTGGACAAAGCGAAAAACTTCCCGATTCAGCTTTCCGGTGGTGAACAGCAGCGCGTGGGTATCGCCCGCGCCGTGGTGAATAAACCTGCTGTGCTGTTGGCGGATGAACCGACGGGCAACCTGGATGACGCCCTCTCGGAAGGCATTCTGCGTCTTTTCGAAGAATTTAACCGCGTCGGGGTGACGGTATTAATGGCGACGCATGACACCGGGCTTATCTCACGGCGCAGCTACCCGGTGCTCACCCTGAGCGAAGGGCATTTGCATGGAGGCCGTGTTGGTGAATAA
- the ftsX gene encoding permease-like cell division protein FtsX, protein MNKRDALNEIRRFSNKLDNFRKQRSSGETGRPVQKRNKGSNTKGKSRRGGINEQVRYAWQGALADLKSKPLATFLTVMVIAISLTLPSVCYMVYKNVSEAATQYYPSPQITVYLDKTLDDSAAQQVVGQLQAEPGVAKVNYLSRDEALGEFRNWSGFGGALDMLEENPLPAVVVVEPKLDFQSSEALNTLRDRVAKLQGVDEVRMDDSWFARLSALTGLVGRVAAMIGVLMVAAVFLVIGNSVRLSIFARRDTINVQKLIGATDGFILRPFLYGGALLGFTGALLSLILSEILVMRLSAAVTDVAKVFGTTFEISGLSFDECLLLLLVCSMIGWAAAWLATVQHLRHFTPE, encoded by the coding sequence GTGAATAAACGTGACGCGCTGAATGAAATCCGGCGCTTTAGCAACAAACTGGATAATTTCCGTAAACAGCGTTCTTCCGGTGAAACAGGACGGCCTGTGCAGAAGCGAAATAAAGGCTCCAACACCAAAGGCAAATCGCGTCGGGGCGGCATCAATGAACAGGTGCGTTACGCCTGGCAGGGCGCGCTTGCCGATCTGAAAAGCAAACCGCTCGCCACGTTTTTAACGGTGATGGTGATTGCCATTTCGCTGACGCTGCCAAGCGTCTGCTACATGGTTTATAAGAACGTCAGCGAGGCCGCGACGCAGTATTACCCGTCGCCGCAGATCACGGTCTATCTCGACAAGACGCTGGATGACAGCGCCGCGCAGCAGGTGGTGGGGCAGCTTCAGGCCGAGCCGGGCGTGGCGAAGGTGAATTACCTCTCGCGCGACGAGGCGCTTGGCGAATTCCGTAACTGGTCGGGCTTTGGCGGCGCGCTGGATATGCTGGAAGAAAACCCGCTGCCGGCGGTGGTAGTGGTCGAGCCGAAGCTCGATTTCCAGAGCAGCGAAGCGCTCAACACGCTGCGCGACCGCGTGGCGAAGCTTCAGGGCGTTGACGAAGTGCGCATGGACGACAGCTGGTTCGCGCGTCTGTCGGCGCTCACCGGGCTGGTCGGGCGCGTCGCGGCGATGATTGGCGTGCTGATGGTGGCAGCCGTATTCCTGGTTATCGGCAACAGCGTGCGCCTGAGCATTTTCGCGCGCCGCGACACCATCAACGTGCAGAAACTCATTGGCGCGACGGATGGTTTTATCCTGCGTCCATTCCTGTACGGCGGCGCGTTGCTCGGGTTTACCGGCGCATTACTTTCACTGATTCTGTCAGAAATTCTGGTGATGCGGCTATCCGCCGCGGTGACGGATGTGGCGAAAGTTTTCGGCACCACCTTTGAAATCAGCGGGTTATCCTTCGATGAGTGTCTGTTGCTGCTGCTGGTCTGTTCGATGATCGGCTGGGCGGCCGCCTGGCTTGCCACCGTGCAACATTTACGTCACTTTACCCCCGAGTAA
- the rpoH gene encoding RNA polymerase sigma factor RpoH, with amino-acid sequence MTKEMQTLALAPVGNLDSYIRAANAWPMLSADEERALAEKLHYQGDLEAAKKLILSHLRFVVHIARNYAGYGLPQADLIQEGNIGLMKAVRRFNPEVGVRLVSFAVHWIKAEIHEYVLRNWRIVKVATTKAQRKLFFNLRKTKQRLGWFNQDEVEMVARELGVSSKDVREMESRMAAQDMTFDMSPDDDAGDSQPMAPVLFLQDKSSNFADGIEDDNWEEHAADKLTDAMQGLDERSQQIIRARWLDEDNKSTLQELANRYGVSAERVRQLEKNAMKKLRAAIEA; translated from the coding sequence ATGACCAAAGAAATGCAAACTTTAGCTTTAGCCCCGGTCGGTAACCTGGATTCCTATATCCGGGCGGCCAACGCCTGGCCGATGTTGTCGGCAGACGAAGAGCGGGCACTGGCTGAAAAGCTGCATTACCAGGGCGATCTGGAAGCAGCGAAAAAGCTGATCCTGTCTCACCTGCGTTTTGTTGTTCATATCGCTCGTAACTACGCGGGCTATGGCCTGCCGCAGGCGGACCTGATCCAGGAAGGCAATATTGGCCTGATGAAAGCGGTACGTCGCTTCAACCCGGAAGTGGGCGTGCGTCTGGTTTCCTTCGCCGTGCACTGGATCAAAGCTGAAATTCACGAATATGTGCTGCGTAACTGGCGCATCGTGAAAGTCGCCACCACCAAAGCGCAGCGTAAGCTGTTCTTTAACCTGCGTAAAACCAAGCAGCGTCTGGGCTGGTTTAACCAGGATGAAGTGGAAATGGTGGCCCGCGAGCTGGGCGTTTCCAGCAAAGACGTGCGTGAAATGGAATCGCGTATGGCCGCGCAGGACATGACCTTTGACATGTCCCCGGACGACGACGCGGGTGACAGCCAGCCGATGGCTCCGGTGCTGTTCCTTCAGGATAAGTCTTCTAACTTTGCCGACGGCATTGAGGATGACAACTGGGAAGAACACGCCGCCGACAAACTGACCGATGCCATGCAGGGTCTCGACGAGCGCAGCCAGCAGATCATTCGCGCGCGCTGGCTGGACGAAGACAATAAAAGCACGTTGCAGGAACTGGCTAACCGCTACGGCGTCTCTGCCGAACGCGTGCGTCAGCTTGAAAAAAACGCGATGAAAAAGCTGCGTGCCGCGATAGAAGCGTAA
- a CDS encoding PLP-dependent aminotransferase family protein yields the protein MHSLVSDLLLLRLGEQRDERLHKRLYNALRLTILDGSLPAQSRLPASRDLAQQLGLSRNTVLTVYEQLLAEGYVTSRAGSGTFVAGMLPDSLLSAPPVAQGQHDRVAHAGFSSRGKTLLGQVSASPKQWGAFIPGVPDVHAFPHQLFSKIQARISRRPSPQRLTYSCQGGTPELQRALVDYLRVSRSVHCSADQVLITEGIHQAIDLVARMLCDRGDTAWVEEPSYWGIRHVLQMNEVNITPVMVDRAGMVPPESAGTPPRLIFVTPSHQYPLGAVMSLERRQRLLTLARQTGSWIVEDDYDSEFRFSGQPIPALQGLVADPPVIYIGTFSKTLYPGLRIGYVVLPRALAYEMKTAHAELYRGGHSIIQAALAEFIEAGHYSAHIRRMRLLYGRRRACLTTLITRYLGPEALSDFSDNAGLHLVLNLPDDADDVEIARLANARDILVRPLSRYYLTENRRRGLLMGFACVAEEKMEGAFKALLACIEAAYPALLRRA from the coding sequence TTGCATTCTTTAGTGTCCGATCTCTTATTGCTTCGCCTCGGCGAACAGCGCGACGAACGCCTGCATAAGCGGCTTTATAACGCGCTGCGCCTGACTATTCTTGACGGCAGCCTGCCTGCGCAAAGCCGTCTGCCCGCCTCGCGGGATCTCGCCCAGCAGCTCGGCCTTTCTCGCAACACAGTGTTAACAGTGTATGAACAATTACTGGCAGAAGGATATGTGACCTCTCGCGCCGGAAGCGGCACGTTCGTCGCCGGCATGCTGCCGGACAGCCTGTTATCTGCGCCACCGGTGGCCCAGGGGCAGCACGATCGCGTTGCGCATGCGGGCTTCTCCTCGCGCGGAAAAACGCTGCTCGGGCAGGTCAGCGCCAGCCCGAAACAGTGGGGTGCGTTTATCCCCGGCGTGCCGGACGTGCATGCCTTTCCGCATCAGCTTTTCAGCAAAATTCAGGCGCGGATCAGTCGCCGCCCCAGCCCGCAGCGCCTCACCTACAGCTGTCAGGGCGGCACGCCGGAGCTACAGCGCGCGCTGGTGGATTACCTGCGGGTATCGCGATCGGTTCACTGCTCGGCGGATCAGGTGTTGATCACCGAAGGCATTCATCAGGCTATCGACCTGGTGGCGCGCATGCTGTGCGATCGTGGTGATACCGCGTGGGTGGAAGAGCCTTCGTACTGGGGCATCCGCCATGTGTTGCAGATGAATGAAGTAAACATTACGCCGGTGATGGTTGACCGCGCGGGCATGGTGCCGCCGGAGAGCGCCGGGACGCCGCCGCGGCTGATTTTCGTCACGCCGTCGCATCAGTACCCGCTGGGCGCGGTCATGAGCCTTGAGCGCCGTCAGCGCCTGTTGACGCTGGCGCGCCAGACCGGCAGCTGGATCGTGGAAGACGACTACGACAGCGAATTTCGCTTTTCCGGCCAGCCTATACCAGCGTTGCAGGGGCTGGTGGCAGACCCGCCGGTGATCTACATCGGCACCTTCAGCAAAACGCTCTATCCGGGCCTGCGTATCGGCTATGTGGTGCTGCCTCGCGCGCTGGCGTACGAGATGAAAACCGCGCATGCCGAGCTTTATCGCGGCGGCCATTCGATTATCCAGGCGGCGCTGGCAGAGTTTATCGAGGCCGGGCATTACAGCGCCCATATCCGGCGGATGCGGCTGCTGTATGGCCGCCGCAGGGCGTGTCTGACGACGCTGATTACGCGCTATCTGGGACCGGAGGCGCTGTCGGATTTCAGCGATAACGCCGGGCTGCATCTGGTGCTGAATCTGCCGGACGACGCGGACGATGTGGAGATAGCCCGTCTTGCCAACGCGCGCGATATTCTGGTGCGCCCGCTGTCGCGCTATTACCTGACGGAAAACCGGCGTCGCGGCCTGCTGATGGGATTCGCCTGCGTGGCGGAGGAGAAAATGGAGGGCGCGTTTAAAGCGCTGCTGGCATGTATTGAAGCAGCTTATCCGGCGCTTTTACGCCGCGCATAA
- a CDS encoding 4-aminobutyrate--2-oxoglutarate transaminase, with protein MKNSELNQRRQSATPRGVGVMCGFYAEKADNATLWDVEGNEIIDFAAGIAVLNTGHRHPRVVEAIENQLRAFTHTAYQIVPYESYVALAERINACAPIDGPAKTAFFTTGAEAVENAVKIARAYTRRPGLITFGGGFHGRTFMTMALTGKVAPYKIGFGPFPGSVFHAQYPNALHGVSVDDAMASLERIFKADIAPDQVAAIVLEPVQGEGGFNVAPPAFMEALRALCDEHGILLIADEVQSGFARTGKLFAMEHYGVKPDLLTMAKSLAGGMPLSGVVGRAEVMDAPAPGGLGGTYAGNPLAVAAAHAVLDVIEQENLCQRANELGQHLQEVLNQARTYCPAIAEVRGQGSMVAVEFNDPQTGKPSPEFTQQVLTRAREEGLLLLSCGVYGNVIRFLYPLTIPDAQFSKALEILSRALGR; from the coding sequence GTGAAAAATTCAGAATTGAACCAACGTCGTCAGAGCGCCACCCCACGTGGCGTCGGCGTCATGTGCGGCTTCTATGCCGAAAAAGCCGACAACGCCACCCTGTGGGACGTGGAAGGCAACGAGATTATCGACTTCGCGGCGGGGATCGCGGTGCTGAACACCGGCCATCGTCACCCGCGCGTGGTGGAGGCCATTGAAAACCAGCTGCGCGCCTTTACACACACGGCGTACCAGATAGTCCCTTACGAAAGCTATGTGGCGCTTGCGGAGCGCATCAACGCCTGCGCGCCGATTGACGGCCCGGCGAAGACCGCGTTCTTCACCACCGGCGCGGAAGCGGTGGAAAACGCCGTGAAAATCGCGCGCGCGTATACCCGTCGCCCAGGCTTGATCACCTTCGGCGGCGGCTTCCACGGGCGCACGTTTATGACGATGGCGCTCACCGGCAAAGTGGCACCGTACAAAATCGGCTTCGGCCCGTTCCCTGGCTCGGTGTTCCACGCGCAATACCCGAACGCGTTGCACGGCGTGTCGGTGGACGATGCGATGGCAAGCCTTGAGCGTATTTTTAAAGCCGATATCGCACCGGATCAGGTGGCGGCCATTGTGCTGGAGCCAGTGCAGGGCGAAGGCGGTTTTAATGTCGCGCCGCCAGCGTTTATGGAGGCCCTGCGCGCGCTGTGCGACGAGCACGGCATTCTGCTGATTGCCGATGAAGTGCAGAGCGGCTTTGCGCGCACCGGCAAACTGTTCGCGATGGAGCATTACGGCGTGAAGCCGGATCTGCTGACGATGGCGAAAAGCCTCGCGGGCGGGATGCCGCTCTCGGGCGTGGTCGGGCGCGCGGAAGTGATGGACGCGCCTGCGCCGGGCGGCCTTGGCGGCACCTACGCCGGTAACCCGCTGGCGGTTGCGGCAGCGCACGCGGTGCTGGATGTGATTGAGCAGGAAAATCTCTGCCAGCGCGCGAACGAGCTGGGCCAGCATCTGCAAGAGGTGCTCAACCAGGCGCGGACGTACTGCCCGGCGATTGCCGAAGTCCGCGGGCAGGGCTCGATGGTGGCGGTGGAGTTTAACGATCCGCAGACCGGCAAGCCGTCGCCTGAATTTACGCAGCAGGTGCTGACGCGCGCCCGTGAAGAGGGGCTGCTGCTGCTGAGCTGCGGCGTTTACGGCAACGTTATCCGTTTCCTTTATCCGCTGACCATCCCGGATGCGCAGTTCAGCAAGGCGCTGGAGATCCTCTCCCGCGCGCTGGGGCGCTAA
- a CDS encoding aromatic amino acid transport family protein produces MSENTTSASLWASRERAASSPKSLSFVEGVAMIVGTNIGAGVLSIAYASSKAGFMPLLFWLALVGVLTTITMLYVAEATLRTRAHLQLSGLAGRYVGRIGAWLMFASVCVNSVGALTAYMTGSGKLLSSLIGVSPAIGSLIFFIPAAGILWLGLKAIGRGEKFISIGMVVMIAVLVVATLLHESTQMRWLLDGDWRYMVPVFNVTAFCFAAQYIVPEMARGFADKPEKLPKAIIVGMVITFTLLALVPLSVIALSGLDNISEVATISWGRALGEWAFFSANIFALCAMLTSYWGLGGSFLTNIFDKFRLGDDAQPLKRLGVLAVVALPPFALAYSGLVSFVNALYFAGVFSGVILSIMPILILRGARRRGEITPRWQCSWSTHPLIQGLIVLLYVASAIYAVLSAFGYLPAGW; encoded by the coding sequence ATGTCTGAGAACACCACTTCCGCCTCACTGTGGGCGTCCCGAGAGCGGGCAGCGTCATCCCCCAAATCTCTGAGCTTCGTTGAAGGCGTCGCGATGATCGTCGGCACCAATATCGGGGCAGGCGTACTCTCCATCGCCTACGCTTCCAGCAAAGCGGGCTTTATGCCGCTTCTCTTCTGGCTCGCCCTTGTCGGCGTATTGACCACTATCACCATGCTGTATGTCGCGGAAGCGACGCTGCGCACCCGCGCGCATTTACAGTTAAGCGGCCTCGCCGGGCGCTATGTCGGGCGCATCGGCGCCTGGCTGATGTTCGCGTCGGTGTGCGTCAACAGCGTCGGCGCGCTCACCGCCTACATGACCGGCAGCGGCAAACTGCTCAGCTCGCTTATCGGCGTCTCGCCCGCCATCGGCAGCCTGATCTTCTTTATTCCGGCGGCAGGCATTCTCTGGCTTGGGCTGAAGGCAATCGGGCGCGGCGAGAAATTTATCAGTATCGGCATGGTGGTGATGATTGCGGTACTGGTAGTCGCCACGCTTTTGCACGAATCGACACAGATGCGCTGGCTGCTGGATGGCGACTGGCGCTACATGGTGCCGGTATTTAACGTCACCGCGTTCTGCTTCGCCGCGCAGTACATTGTGCCGGAGATGGCGCGCGGGTTTGCCGATAAACCCGAAAAGCTGCCGAAAGCGATTATCGTCGGGATGGTCATTACCTTTACGCTGCTGGCGCTGGTGCCGCTGTCGGTTATCGCGCTGAGCGGGCTTGATAACATCTCTGAAGTGGCGACCATCTCCTGGGGCCGGGCGCTCGGCGAGTGGGCGTTCTTTTCCGCCAATATTTTCGCGCTGTGCGCGATGCTCACCTCCTACTGGGGGCTTGGCGGCAGTTTCCTGACTAATATCTTCGACAAATTCCGTCTCGGCGACGACGCGCAGCCGCTCAAACGCCTCGGCGTGCTGGCGGTCGTGGCGCTGCCGCCGTTCGCACTGGCCTACAGCGGGCTGGTCTCTTTTGTGAACGCGCTCTACTTTGCGGGCGTCTTCAGCGGCGTGATCCTCTCCATTATGCCTATTCTTATTTTGCGCGGCGCGCGCCGTCGCGGGGAGATAACGCCCCGCTGGCAGTGTAGCTGGAGCACGCATCCGCTCATCCAGGGGCTGATTGTGCTGCTCTATGTCGCCAGCGCGATTTACGCGGTGCTCTCCGCCTTCGGTTATCTGCCCGCGGGCTGGTAA